Part of the Streptomyces sp. f51 genome is shown below.
GAGGCCGAGGATCATGCGCATCGTCGTCGACTTGCCCGAGCCGTTGGGCCCGAGGAACCCGGTGACGGCACCCGGCCGGACCTGGAAGGAAAGGTTGTACACGGCTGTCTTGGCGCCGTAGCGCTTCGTCAGGCCGACTGCCTCGATCATGCTCCGCACCCATCGAAAGGTTCAGGACGTCGGGGCGCACGCCCCCGTAAGGGTTAGGAGGATATCCGGGCGCCGACGGTTCCACTCAAGGGAAAGTAAAGTCGCGCCCATCGGACGGTGAAAGATCCAGTAGAGGGCGACGGCTCGTACGGGTGTCCTGTCAGGTACCCGACTTTCTTGATCGGCGGGAAATCGGGCGGGAAAGGGAATGCGCGTCCGGCCCGCCGACGAGGAAAGTCAGGGGTGCCGCGGCAGGGAATCGTCCAGCGGCGGAAGGTCGTCGTAGAGCCGCAGCTCGGCCGATTCGTCGAGGTAGGGCAGGAAGTCGGTCTGCGGCAGCACCCAGCCCTCCTCGCCGAAGATCAGCGTGCCCGCCTCGCGCAGCGACCGGTCCGCGCCCGCGCGGCGCACCCAGGCCGCCGGGTCGGGCCCGAGCAGCTCCCGCAGGCGCCCGGATCCGGCCAGCAGGGCGGCCAGGAGTTCGGACTGGTCGCCACCGCCGGGGCGGGGTCGCCCGGTCTCCGGATCGGCGAGCACGCCGTGCGCGCTGAAGTAGATGTACGCGCCGCCGAGCCGTTCCCCGGACGGCATCGTCATCGTGAACGCGTCGCCGGGGAGTATCGCCCGGCGGTAGTCGGGGAACTCGGTGTCGTCGACGGCCTTGAGCTGCGTCGAGTCCAGCCAGGTGACCACGAGCGTCGTCTCGGCGCCGCGGTCCACGTACGGCGTCCCGGCCACGTAACCGGCCGGGCTGATGTGCCCGGAGCAGCCCACGCCGATCCCGCCCACCCGCACCGGGACCATCGGCACGGTCGCCGGGATGCCCAGGCGGGTCAGCTTGTGGGCGACCTGCCCGGGAGAGGCGTTCGAGCCGACGGCGATGACCGGGTGGCGCAGCCCCGTACCCACCTGCCCCAGGTCGGCCAGGGCCTCGTCCAGCCGCTGCTGCGCCTGGCGCTCCTCCACGAACCACTCGCCGAGCCGCAGCGGGCGCACGTCCAGCTGGAGCAGCTCGCCGCCGGTCAGCAGGGACGGCTCGGTGGTGGGCCGGCCGGGATAGGTGAGGGGCTTCTTCGCGGGCACGTCGCTCAGGCCCAGCGCTTCGAGGCTTCGGTCCTTCGTCGTCACGGTGACGCCCTCCGGGGGTGGTGTCGCGCGCATGCGGGCACAGCCTTTCACGCGAGATGAACCTGGGCCTTCACCCGAGATGTACCCGGCGTGGGCCCCGGTCTCCCCGGCTGGGCGCGGTTGGCCGGAACCGACACCGGGAATGATGTCGCCCTTATTGTATGCGTGGGGGCGAAATCGGTTACGGGGGAAGCGAGTTGAGGCCGATGAGGCAGGTGCTGCGGAGGCTGGGACGACCCCGGGGCGTAGCGGTGCGGGGAGCGGCGCACCCGCGCTACCGCATGTCCGTTCGCTGGTGGATCGCGGGGCGCACCGTGCACGCGCTGCTGCTGATGGCGCTCGGCGCGCTGGCCGGGCTCTCGGTCGTCGTGGCGGCGGCCTGGACGCTGACCGAGCACTCGGCGCGATCGATGGCGGAGCGGTTCTCTGACGGGGAGCGGCTGCTCGATCTCAGTCTGGGCGTGCTGCGGGCCTTCGTCGGCACCGACAGCCTCGCCCCCGAACCGGACAGCACCGCCCATCAGCTGCTCGCCACGCTCGCGTCCGTGACCGGCGCGCTGGTGCCGGCGGTCCTGCTGGGCATCGTCCTGATCAAGCTGTTCGCGTTGCGCCCCTTCGTGTGGCGGCGGCGGGCCAGCATCTCGCGGGCCTGGACCGCCGACTTCCCCGGCTACTCGCGGCGGCACGCGGACAGCGACGACGCCATCATCGCCGTCCGCTTCTACAACCGGTTCGACAACCTGTCCGTCGTCGACCTGAGGGCCCGTGCCCATCTGCGCTATCTGGAGACCTCCCCGCACGACGGCAGCCTCGTCATCTACAAGCAGTGGCTGAAGGTGCTGGACGCGCAGGGCGAGCCGGCCGACGAGCGGAGCTGGCTCGCGGTCGAGCGAGGGGCCCCGTTCACGGTCTGGATTCCGGTCGAGGCGCCGGTGCCCCGGCTGCCGTTCTCCCGGATCCAGGGCAAGGACCTGTCCTCCTCGTCCGGGGTGAAGCTGCTCGTCCGGCTGACGGCCAGGACCGTCGGACTCGGCACCGAGGTCGCCGACGAACGCTGGTTCGACCTGGAGGCGGGGGACTTCGAGATCGGCCGGTTCGTGCCGCTCCAGCCCGACCTCGGCAAGGACGTGTGGAAGTGGACCGGCTGGCCCGACTTCGACGCCCTGCTGGCCCCCGACACCCCGGACCCGGAACCACCGGCTCCACCGGCGGGAGCAGCTGCCGCCGGTCCGAGGACCGAACTCCCCGCCGTGGCGGGGGACGAGCCTCCCGGCCCGGCGGGGGACGGCTCGCCCGACTCGGGCGGAGGCGAGCCGTCCGGCCCGGCCGGGGACGAGCCTCCTGGCGCAGAGGGGGACGAGCCTCCCGGCCAGGACGGGAGCGGGGACGGGGATCAGCCTCCCGGCCCGGCGGGGGACGAGCCCGATGGTCCGACGGGGGACGAGCCCGATGGTCCGACGGGGGACGAACCCGATGGTCCGGCGGGGGCTCGTGTTCCTGGCCCCCGCGTGACCTGACCCCGCGTCGGTGCGATCCCGGACGACCTGCCCCCCAGGGGCCTAAGCGTCTCGTTTCTTGAGCAGGGCGTAGCCGCCCGCCAGGGCCACGGCGACCCACAGGAGCATGATGCCGAGGCCGCCCCAGGGACCGTAGGGAGTGTCGTCGAGGGGTGGCACCACCCGCATGATCCTGCTGCCGGCCTGGTCGGGGAGATAGCGGCCGACCTTCTTGGTCGCGGACACGGCCCCCAGGATGTTGGAGATCAGGAAGAAGAACGGCATCAGGATGCCGAGCGAGAGCATCGGAGAGCGCAGCATCGCCGCGACCCCCATCGAGAAGACGGCGATGAGCGTCATGTAGAGCCCCCCGCCGATCACCGCGCGCAGTACCCCCGGATCACTGATCGCCGTCCGGTGCGTACCGAGCGCCGCCTGGCCCACGAAGAACGTGATGAAGCTGGTGATCATGCCGACCACCAGCGCCAGGCCGGCCGCCACGGCGACCTTGCTGAACAGGAACGTGCCCCGCTGCGGGACCGCCGAGAGCGAGGTGCGGATCATGCCGGTGCTGTACTCGTTGCCGACGACGAGCACCCCGAACACGATCATCGCGAGCTGGCCGAGGGTCATGCCCGCGAAGCTGATGAACGTCGGGTCGAACGTCAGCCGGTCCTGCGGGCTCATGTTGTCGAACTCGTTGTTGGAGAGGATCGAGATGAGCAGACCGAGGGCGATCGTGACGACGGCCGCGAGGCTCAGCGTCCACACCGTGGACGACACGGACCTGATCTTGGTCCACTCGGACTTGAGTACCTGGGTGGCCGCCATGGTCAGCCCTTCTTCCAGTCGCCGCCCCATTGCGGGGAAACGGGCACGTCGGCCGGGCTCGACGCGATCTGCTGCGCGGGCCCGTCGGTGTGCGCGTGGTACTCCACCGACTCCGCGGTCAGTTGCATGAACGCCTCCTCCAGAGAGGCCTGCTGAGGACTCAGCTCGTGCAGGACGAGCTGGTGCTGCGCGGCCAGCTCACCGATGCGCTCCGGCTCCCCGTCGTCCACCTCCAGCGCCCCGCTGCCCGTCTGGACGACGGTGATCCCCGCGCCCTTCAGCACATCGAGCAGCCGCTCGCGCTGCGGGGAGCGGACCCGGACGTAACTGCGCGAGTTCTGCCGGATGAAGTCGGCCATCGAGGTGTCGGCGAGCAGCCTGCCCTGGCCGATCACGACGAGGTGGTCGGCGGTCAGCGCCATCTCGCTCATGAGGTGCGAGGAGACGAAGACCGTACGGCCCTGGGAGGCGAGGGTCTTCATCAGATTGCGGATCCAGTGGATGCCCTCGGGGTCCAGGCCGTTGACCGGTTCGTCGAACATCAGGATCCGCGGGTCCCCCAGCAGCGCCCCGGCGATGCCGAGCCGCTGCCCCATACCCAGCGAGAACCCCTTCGCCTTCTTCCGCGCGACCGCGGTGAGGCCGACGGTGTCCAGGACCTCGTGCACGCGCGCCCTCGGGATGCCGTTGCTCTGGGCGAGGCACAGCAGATGGTTGAAGGCGCTGCGGCCACCGTGCATGGCCTGCGCGTCCAGCAGGGCGCCGATGTACTTCAGCGGGTCCTTCAGCCGGTCGTAGTGCTGTCCGTCGATCCGGACGTCGCCGGCGGTGGGACGGTCGAGCCCCAGCATCATCCGCATCGTCGTGGACTTCCCGGCGCCGTTGGGCCCGAGGAAGCCGGTGACGATGCCCGGTCTGACCGCGAACGTGAGGTTGTTGACCGCCACCTTCTCGCCGTACCGCTTCGTCAGCCCCTCGAGCTCGATCATGCGGCCACGCTAAGGCGGCCCTTGGGGGCCTGCCACTTGACGGCGGGGCCCCGCCCCGACGACGACAAGGCCCGCGCCCTCGGTGAGGGAGCGGGCCCTGGTGTCGTGCCGTGCGGTTACCGGGACTGCTGCGCCGGAACCCCGCGGGAGATCGGCTCGTCCTCGGCCGGACCGGTGGCGGCGGCCACCGCGGCGCCCGTGAGCGTCGCGAGCATCTCGCGGACGTTCGTGAGCTGCGCGTTGATCGAGTCGCGGCGGTTGGTGAGGGCGGCCAGCTCGCGCTCGGATTCCGAGCGGATGCGGTCGGCCTTGGCGTTCGCGTCGGCCACGATGTCCTCGGCCTGGCGCTGGGCCGTCTCCACCGTCTGACGGGCGCGGCGCTCGGCGTCCGTGCGCAGCTTCTCGGCCTCGAGACGGAGCTGCTCGGCGCGGTGCTCGATCTCCGCGAGGCGCTTCTCGGCCTTGGCCTGACGCGAGGCCAGGTCGCGCTCCGACTGCTCGCGGCGCTTGGCGAGGTTCGTCTCGAAGTCGGCGGCGGCCTGCGCGGCCTTGGCGCGGGTCTCCTCGAAGAGGGCGTCCGCCTCCTCGCGCTTGGACGCCGCGTCCTTCTGCGCGTCGGAGCGCAGCTGGGAGGCGTCGCTCTTGGCCTTCTCGACGATCCGGACGCCCTCGTCCTCCGCCTTGGCCTTGCGGTCGGAGGCGAACGACTCGGCGTCGTTGCGCACCTGCTGGGCCGCCGACTCGGCGAGCTCGCGGTGCTGCTCGGACGCGCGACGGGCCTCCTCGCGCAGGTCCTTGGCCTCCTCCTCGGCGAGGCGGAGGATCTTCTCGACGCGGGCACCGAGACCGGCGTACGACGGCTCCGCGTCGCTCACCTGCGCCTGGGCGTTCTGCGTTTCGAGATGGAGTTCCTCGATGCGCTTTTCGAGGGCGGTGATACGGGCCAGAGCGCTGTCACGGTCGGAGACGAGCTTCGAGATGCGTTCGTCCACCTGCGCGCGGTCGTATCCACGCCGCACAAGCTCGAAGCCGTAGGGGGAAGTGTCGCTCATGGGGATCCTGTCGAATGAGACCGGTGAGGTGATAGGTGGAATCCTAGGGGGCAATGCGGTGTGTCATCGAGCGGATACGTGTTTGATCTGGAGAATGACACTCCTTTTGGGTGGCCGGCTGTGGGAAGGCTTGCCAGAACCTGTGACAAACCTCCCACGCGGCACGTAATCGGTGCTTCCGTCCGGCGGATCACGCCGGAGGCGCCGACCGGCCCTAGCTCTCCGACGTCTTGCCGCCCGAACGCGCCGCCCCCGCGGCCGCACCCGCCTTCACTCCGCCGTCCTTGGCACCCGCCGGGGCCTCGAAAGACTCCAACGCCTCCAGGACGTCCTGGACACGGGAGATCTCCGTGTTGATGTCCTCGCGCCGGCGGACCAGGACCTCCAGGTCGCGCTTGCCCTCCTCGACGGCGGCCTTCGCCTCCTGGATCGCCTCGGACCGGATCTTCTCCGCCTCGGAGACGAGCGAGGACTTCTTCAGCTCGGCCTCCTTCAGGAGCCCCTCGGCCTTGCGGACGGCGGCGATACGGACCTTGCTCGCCTCGGAGTTCGCCTCCGCCACGAGGTCCTTGGCCTTCGCCTCGGCCTCGGCGAGCTGCTCCTCGGCCGCCTTGATGAGCGCGTCGCACCGGTCGCCCGCGTTCTTCATCGCCTCGGACGACTCGCGGCGCGCCCGCTCGTGCAGGTCCTCGATCTCGGAGGTGACACGGTCGCGCAGCTCCTCGGCCCGCTCCCGGATCGCCGTCGCGTCCCGGCGCGCGCCGACCAGCAGCTCGTCCGCGTCCGTACGGGCCCGCTCCACGAGGGTGTTGCCCTCGACGGTCGCCTCGGAGACCAGCCGCTCGGCCTCGCCACGCGCCACGCCGACCATCGTGTCGGCCTGCGACTCGGCGTCCGCCGTCGTCTTCTGCGCGCTCTGCTGCGCCTCGGCGAGCAGCTTGTCCGCCTCGGACGCCGTCTCGGTGATGAGCGTGTCGACCTGCTCGGCCGCCTCGGAGCGCTTCTTGTTGGCCTCCTGGCGTGCCTCGTCCAGCAGGCGCTCGGCCTCCTCGCGCGCCGCCGCCGTGCGCCGCTCGCCCTCCTCCGTGGCCCGCACCTTGAAGCGCTCGGCCTCGGTACGGATCCGCTCGGAGTGCTGCTGGGCGGAACCGACCGCCTCGGCGGCCTCGGCCCGCAGCCGCTCCGCGTCACCGGTCGCGTCCGAGATGAGCTTCTCGGCCTTGGCCACGGCCTCGGCGCGCACCCGCTCGGCCTCGGCCGCGGTCTCGATCCCGAGCCGCTCGGCCTCCGCCGTCGCCTCGGTGATCAGCGTGTCCACCTGCGCGGCCGCGTCCGAACGCATCCGGTTCGCGTCCTCCCGGGCGTCGGCGCGGGTGCGCGCGGCGTCCTGGTCGGCGTTCGCGATGGCGTCCGAGACCTCGGTGCGCACCCGCTGGGCGTGCTCGGAGGCGTCCGAGCGCATCCGCTCCGCCTCCGCGATCGCCTCGGCGACCGTGCGCTCCGCGAGAGCCGTCGCGGCCTCCCGCTCCTCGTTCGCCTCGCGCCGCAGCCGTGCCGCGTCCTCGCCGGCCCGCTCGCGCTCGGCGTAGGCGTCGGCGCGGACCCGGTCCGCTTCTTCCTGCGCCTCGGTGCGCGTACGGTCCGCCGCGTGCTCGGCGGCCGAGCGCAGCCCGGTGATCTCCTCCTGGGCGCTTTCGTGCAGCCCCGCCACCGAGTCCCGCACCTGCTGCGCGGTCTGCTCGGCGTTGGAGACCATCTCCGTGGCGCGCCGGTCGGCCTCCTCGACCAGGCGTACGGCCTCGGTCTGGGCCTCCTCGACCCGCTTGCGCGCGGACGCGAGGAGCTCCTCGCTCTGCTCGCGGGCCCGCTCGCGCTCCTGGTCGGCCTCCTGGCGCGCCGAACCGAGGGTCTCCTCGGCCTCGCGGCGGCGCCGGGCGGCCTCCTCCTGCGCGGCGGCCAGCGTCTCGGCGCCCTCGGCCGCCAGACGTTCGGCCGCGGCCTGGGCCTCGCTCCGTACCCGGTCGGCGCTGTCCTGTGCCTCCGTCTTCAGCCGCTCGGCCTCCGCCGCGGCCTCCGAACGCAGCCGTACGGCGATGGCCTCGCCCTCGGCACGGGACGCCGACGCGTCCGCCGCGGCCTCGTCGCGCAGCCGGTCGGCCTCCGTCGCGGCCTGCTCCTGGAGCGTGCGGATCCGCTCGGCGGACTCCGAACGCAGCCGGTCGATCTCCTCGGAAGCCTCGCGGCGGATCCGCTCGGCCTCCGCGCGCGCGTCGGTCAGCGCCTGCTCGGCGGAGGCCAGCCGCTCCTCGGCCTCCGTGTGCAGCCGGGCCAGTCCCTCGGCGGCCTCGGCCTGACGGGCCTCTATGGCCCGCTCGGTCTCCTCGCGCTGCCGTTCGGCCACCCGCTCCGCGTCGGCCACGATCGTCTCGGCCCGCTCCTCGGCGTCCGCGCGGTGCCGGTCGGCCTCCGCGCGGGTCCGCTCCAGCGTCTCCTCGGCCTGCCGGCGCAGCGCCGTGGCGCGCTCGATGGCCTCGGTGCGGACCTTCTCGCTGTCCGCGGTGGCGGCCTGGCGCAGTTCGTCCGCGTCCGCCTTCGCCTTGCCGAGCAACTCCTCGGCGGTCCGCGCGCCCTCCTCGATCTGCTGGACGGCCTCGCGCCGGGCCTCGGCGCGGATGCGCTCACCCTCGGCGACGGCGTCCGAACGCAGCTGCTCCGCGTCACCGCGCAGCCGGCGGGCCTCCTCCTGGAGCTCGACGGTCTTGGCGCGGTACTCCTTGGTGTCGTCCTTCGCCGTGCCCTTGAGCTGCTCGGCGATGTCGTGCGCCTCGGCACGCAGCCGGTCGGCCTCGGTCTCCGCCTCGGTGCGGATCCGCTCGGCCTCCTCGGCGGCGGCCCTGGTGGTGCGCTTGGCCTCCTCGGACGCCTTGTTCAGCACGTCCTCGGCGGTACGGGCCGCCTTCGCGAGCTGGGAGGCGGTCTCCTCGGCGGTGAGGCTGCGCGCGCTCTCCTCTGCCTCCGCGACGATCGTCTCGGCCTTGCTGCGGGCGTCCGCGACGATCTGCTCGGCCTCGGACTTGGTGGTCTCGGCCTCCTGGTTGGCCTCGCTGACCAGCCGGGCGATCTGCTCCTTCGCCGTCCGTGTGCGCTGTTCGTTGACCGACTCGGCGCTCGCGATCGTCTTCGACGCGGCTTCCTTGGCCTCGCTGAGGACCTTGTCCGCCTCGGCCTGGGCCTCGCGCAGCGCCGTCTCGGCGGCGCTCATCCGCTGCTCGGCGGCCCGGCTCAGCTCGGTGGCCTGACGGCGGGCGTTGTCCGATTCGCTCGCCGTGGAGCTGCGCAGCTGCTCGGCGTGGTCGGTGGCCTCCTGCGCCTGCGTGGAGGCGGCGTTCAGCAGGCGTTCGGCGTCCGTGCGGGCACGGCGCAGCAGCGCCTCGGCCTCCGCGCGGGCGGCCTCGGCGTCGGTGGTGAGCCGCTGGCGCGCCTCGGCGGCGACCCGTTCGGCCTCCGCGCGGGCGGCGGCGAGCGCCTGCTCGGCCTCGGCGCGCGACTCGTCCACCAGGCGGCGGGCCTGGGACTCGGAGCGGGCGCGCAGCTGCTCGGCCCACGCCACGTTCTCGTTGACGTGCGACTCGACGGTCTGGCGGCGTTCCGCCAGTTCCTGGTCGAGCTGCTGACGCCGGGTGACGGCCTCCTGGTGCAGTTCCGCCTGGAGGCGGGCCGAGTGCTCGGCGTGCTCCTGGAGGAGACGCTGGGTCTGCGCCCGCGCCTGGCTGATCTCGCGCTCGGCGTCGACGCGCAGCTGGTCGGCCTGCATCTGGGCATTGCGGAGCATCTGCTCGGCCTGATAGCCGATGTCGGACCCGTCGTAGGCAGGACGGGTCGCCAGACTGCGGCGCGCCTCGTGCAGCTTGGCGCGCAGCACCTCGACCTGATAGCCGCGGTCCTCGGCGTGCTGGACGGCCTTCTCCCGCTCGGTCTTCAGCCGTTCCATCTCGGCCTCGAACCGAGAGAGGTGGTCGACGTCAGCCGCCGGCTCTCGCTCCTGGCGTTCGTAGCCCCGCACTGCGCGG
Proteins encoded:
- a CDS encoding ABC transporter permease, whose amino-acid sequence is MAATQVLKSEWTKIRSVSSTVWTLSLAAVVTIALGLLISILSNNEFDNMSPQDRLTFDPTFISFAGMTLGQLAMIVFGVLVVGNEYSTGMIRTSLSAVPQRGTFLFSKVAVAAGLALVVGMITSFITFFVGQAALGTHRTAISDPGVLRAVIGGGLYMTLIAVFSMGVAAMLRSPMLSLGILMPFFFLISNILGAVSATKKVGRYLPDQAGSRIMRVVPPLDDTPYGPWGGLGIMLLWVAVALAGGYALLKKRDA
- a CDS encoding ABC transporter ATP-binding protein, with the translated sequence MIELEGLTKRYGEKVAVNNLTFAVRPGIVTGFLGPNGAGKSTTMRMMLGLDRPTAGDVRIDGQHYDRLKDPLKYIGALLDAQAMHGGRSAFNHLLCLAQSNGIPRARVHEVLDTVGLTAVARKKAKGFSLGMGQRLGIAGALLGDPRILMFDEPVNGLDPEGIHWIRNLMKTLASQGRTVFVSSHLMSEMALTADHLVVIGQGRLLADTSMADFIRQNSRSYVRVRSPQRERLLDVLKGAGITVVQTGSGALEVDDGEPERIGELAAQHQLVLHELSPQQASLEEAFMQLTAESVEYHAHTDGPAQQIASSPADVPVSPQWGGDWKKG
- a CDS encoding cellulose-binding protein, producing MSDTSPYGFELVRRGYDRAQVDERISKLVSDRDSALARITALEKRIEELHLETQNAQAQVSDAEPSYAGLGARVEKILRLAEEEAKDLREEARRASEQHRELAESAAQQVRNDAESFASDRKAKAEDEGVRIVEKAKSDASQLRSDAQKDAASKREEADALFEETRAKAAQAAADFETNLAKRREQSERDLASRQAKAEKRLAEIEHRAEQLRLEAEKLRTDAERRARQTVETAQRQAEDIVADANAKADRIRSESERELAALTNRRDSINAQLTNVREMLATLTGAAVAAATGPAEDEPISRGVPAQQSR
- the scy gene encoding polarized growth protein Scy; translated protein: MRGYERQEREPAADVDHLSRFEAEMERLKTEREKAVQHAEDRGYQVEVLRAKLHEARRSLATRPAYDGSDIGYQAEQMLRNAQMQADQLRVDAEREISQARAQTQRLLQEHAEHSARLQAELHQEAVTRRQQLDQELAERRQTVESHVNENVAWAEQLRARSESQARRLVDESRAEAEQALAAARAEAERVAAEARQRLTTDAEAARAEAEALLRRARTDAERLLNAASTQAQEATDHAEQLRSSTASESDNARRQATELSRAAEQRMSAAETALREAQAEADKVLSEAKEAASKTIASAESVNEQRTRTAKEQIARLVSEANQEAETTKSEAEQIVADARSKAETIVAEAEESARSLTAEETASQLAKAARTAEDVLNKASEEAKRTTRAAAEEAERIRTEAETEADRLRAEAHDIAEQLKGTAKDDTKEYRAKTVELQEEARRLRGDAEQLRSDAVAEGERIRAEARREAVQQIEEGARTAEELLGKAKADADELRQAATADSEKVRTEAIERATALRRQAEETLERTRAEADRHRADAEERAETIVADAERVAERQREETERAIEARQAEAAEGLARLHTEAEERLASAEQALTDARAEAERIRREASEEIDRLRSESAERIRTLQEQAATEADRLRDEAAADASASRAEGEAIAVRLRSEAAAEAERLKTEAQDSADRVRSEAQAAAERLAAEGAETLAAAQEEAARRRREAEETLGSARQEADQERERAREQSEELLASARKRVEEAQTEAVRLVEEADRRATEMVSNAEQTAQQVRDSVAGLHESAQEEITGLRSAAEHAADRTRTEAQEEADRVRADAYAERERAGEDAARLRREANEEREAATALAERTVAEAIAEAERMRSDASEHAQRVRTEVSDAIANADQDAARTRADAREDANRMRSDAAAQVDTLITEATAEAERLGIETAAEAERVRAEAVAKAEKLISDATGDAERLRAEAAEAVGSAQQHSERIRTEAERFKVRATEEGERRTAAAREEAERLLDEARQEANKKRSEAAEQVDTLITETASEADKLLAEAQQSAQKTTADAESQADTMVGVARGEAERLVSEATVEGNTLVERARTDADELLVGARRDATAIRERAEELRDRVTSEIEDLHERARRESSEAMKNAGDRCDALIKAAEEQLAEAEAKAKDLVAEANSEASKVRIAAVRKAEGLLKEAELKKSSLVSEAEKIRSEAIQEAKAAVEEGKRDLEVLVRRREDINTEISRVQDVLEALESFEAPAGAKDGGVKAGAAAGAARSGGKTSES